From a single Maylandia zebra isolate NMK-2024a linkage group LG3, Mzebra_GT3a, whole genome shotgun sequence genomic region:
- the LOC143416744 gene encoding uncharacterized protein LOC143416744: MAAAALASSSGVTVSRTTKGLFLMFTLLCLVCLSSALIDKDQLEQLRETYQKTRQQIEKLKAEHEEEVASTTELMTEYMSFMDPMIALMKKTMQASRDADFPPLDKFMENVKNYVKQTEAYVNGKHEEIGEKIEESEKKLGKTKKLIEFLAIRSLNHTTTQY; encoded by the exons atggcagcagcagctttaGCCTCAAGCAGTGGAGTGACTGTTTCCCGCACCACCAAAGGCCTGTTTCTCATGTTCACCCTGCTGTGTCTGGTTTGCCTTTCAAGTGCCCTGATAGACAAGGACCAACTG GAACAACTCAGAGAAACCTATCAGAAAACACGACAACAAATAGAAAAACTGAAG GCTGAGCATGAGGAAGAGGTGGCCTCCACTACAGAGCTGATGACTGAATACATGAGCTTTATGGACCCGATGATCGCACTGATGAAGAAAACCATGCAAGCATCACGTGATGCTGATTTTCCTCCACTAGATAAATTTATGGAGAACGTTAAGAATTATGTGAAGCAAACAGAAGCTTATGTTAACGGGAAGCACGAGGAGATCGGCGAAAAAATTGAGGAAAGTGAGaagaaactgggaaaaactaagaaACTTATTGAATTTCttgcgatacggtctctcaatcacaccaccacacagtactga
- the LOC143416547 gene encoding uncharacterized protein LOC143416547, with product MAAVLASSRGLTVSSSTKGLFLIFTLLSLICLSSALIDKDQLEKFKDSYQKSHQQLEKLKIVLKQHVTDSKQKVTVFKQQMDFITEKLKETEAYIDREEEQLGRKIEESEKDLQEQKKFIEFLEEQQTEL from the exons ATGGCAGCAGTTCTAGCCTCAAGCAGGGGACTGACTGTTTCCAGCAGCACCAAAGGCCTGTTCCTCATCTTCACCCTGTTGTCTCTGATTTGTCTTTCAAGTGCCTTGATAGACAAGGACCAACTG GAAAAATTCAAAGACAGCTATCAGAAATCACACCAGCAGCTAGAAAAACTGAAG ATTGTGTTGAAACAACATGTGACTGACTCCAAACAAAAAGTGACTGTGTTCAAACAACAAATGGACTTCATTACAGAGAAGCTGAAGGAAACCGAGGCTTACATTGatagagaggaagagcagttgGGAAGAAAAATAGAAGAAAGTGAAAAAGATCTACAAGAACAGAAGAAATTTATTGAATTCCTTGAGGAACAGCAAACTGAACTGTAA